Proteins from one Choloepus didactylus isolate mChoDid1 chromosome 4, mChoDid1.pri, whole genome shotgun sequence genomic window:
- the LOC119532113 gene encoding 60S ribosomal protein L7-like, with product MEGVEEKKKKVPAVPETLKKKRRNFAELKIKRLRKKFAQKMLRKARRKLIYEKAKHYHKEYRQMYRTEIRMARMARKAGNFYVPAEPKLAFVIRIRGINGVSPKVQKVLQLLRLRQIFNGTFVKLNKASINMLRIVEPYIAWGCPNLKSVNELIYKRGYGKINKKRIALTDNSLIARSLGKYGIICMEDLIHEIYTVGKRFKEANNFLWPFKLSSPRGGMKKKTTHFVEGGDAGNREDQINRLIRRMN from the coding sequence ATGGAGGGTGtcgaagagaagaagaagaaggtgcCGGCTGTGCCGGAAACCCTCAAGAAAAAGCGAAGGAATTTTGCCGAACTGAAGATCAAGCGCTTGAGAAAGAAGTTTGCCCAAAAGATGCTCCGAAAGGCAAGGAGGAAGCTTATCTATGAAAAAGCCAAGCACTATCATAAGGAATATAGGCAAATGTACAGAACTGAGATTCGAATGGCTAGAATGGCAAGAAAAGCTGGCAACTTCTATGTACCTGCGGAACCCAAATTGGCATTTGTCATCAGGATCAGAGGTATCAATGGCGTGAGCCCAAAGGTCCAAAAAGTGTTGCAACTTCTTCGCCTTCGCCAAATCTTCAATGGCACCTTTGTTAAGCTCAACAAGGCCTCAATTAACATGCTGAGGATTGTGGAACCATATATTGCATGGGGGTGCCCGAACCTGAAGTCAGTAAACGAACTAATCTATAAGCGTGGTTACGGCAAAATCAATAAGAAGCGGATTGCCTTGACAGATAACTCTTTGATTGCACGATCGCTTGGTAAATATGGCATCATCTGCATGGAAGACCTGATTCATGAGATCTATACTGTTGGGAAACgcttcaaagaagcaaacaacttcCTGTGGCCCTTCAAATTATCGTCTCCCAGAGGGGGGATGAAGAAAAAGACCACCCATTTTGTAGAAGGGGGAGATGCTGGCAACAGGGAAGACCAGATCAATAGGCTTATTAGAAGGATGAACTAA